A single genomic interval of Pelodiscus sinensis isolate JC-2024 chromosome 28, ASM4963464v1, whole genome shotgun sequence harbors:
- the DMTN gene encoding dematin isoform X3, with product MEKLQKQSLTSPGSVCSSRGSSVPGSPSSIVARMDNEVLGYKDLAALPKDKAILDIERPDLMIYEPHFTYSLMEHVELPRSRERSLSPKSISPPPSPEVIRDWTENKALGSASQAASRRTSSTARSGVHHFHRPETNTMELNIYKKPPIYKQREPAAGAPLSKHLREDQIIESSKFPAAQPPDPNQPAKIETDYWPCPPSLAVVEKEWRRRMASKRGVEEDEDLTEEMTNLRELQKEELSKVTSNLGKLILKEEMEKSIPIRRKTRSLPDRTPFHTSLHIGNSRSSTLPAYGRSTLARLQSAEFSSASSEKESPGLQNGQRGRMDRGNSLPSMLEQKIYPYEVLMVTNRGRVKLPPGVDRTRLERHLSPEDFLRVFEMSPEEFCKLALWKRNDLKKKAFLF from the exons ATGGAAAAGTTACAGAAG caatCTTTGACCTCACCCGGGAGCGTCTGTTCCTCCCGCGGGTCCAGCGTCCCAGGGTCGCCCTCCAGCATCGTG GCCAGAATGGACAACGAGGTGCTGGGCTACAAGGACCTGGCGGCACTTCCCAAGGACAAGGCGATCCTGGACATCGAGCGCCCGGACCTAATGATCTACGAGCCCCATTTCACCTACTCCCTCATGGAGCACGTGGAGCTGCCGAGGAGCCGAGAG CGATCCCTGTCCCCCAAGtccatctcccctcctccttctccagaa GTCATCCGGGACTGGACGGAGAACAAGGCCCTCGGAAGTGCCTCTCAGGCAGCGAGTCGCCGGACCAGCAGCACAGCCCGGAGCGGAGTGCACCACTTCCACCGACCTG AGACCAACACCATGGAGCTGAACATATACAAGAAGCCGCCGATCTACAAGCAGAGAG AGCCCGCGGCCGGAGCCCCGCTGAGCAAACACCTGAGAGAAGACCAGATCATTGAGTCCTCCAAGttcccagcagcccagcccccggaCCCCAACCAGCCGGCCAAGATCGAGACGGATTactggccctgccctccctccctggcagTCGTAG AGAAGGAGTGGAGGCGGCGGATGGCCTCCAAGAGAGGCGTGGAGGAGGACGAGGATCTCACAGAGGAAATGACCAACCTGCGGGAACTCCAGAAAGAGGAGCTGAGTAAG GTCACCTCAAACCTCGGGAAGCTGATCCtgaaggaggagatggagaaaTCTATCCCCATCCGGAGGAAAACCCGCTCGCTCCCAGACCGAACGCCCTTCCACACCT CTCTGCACATTGGGAACTCCAGGTCCTCCACCCTTCCGGCCTACGGGAGAAGTACCCTCGCCAGG CTGCAGTCAGCAGAGTTCAGCTCAGCCAGCAGCGAGAAGGAGAGCCCAGG CCTGCAGAACGGCCAGCGGGGCAGGATGGACAGAGGGAACTCCCTGCCCAGCATGCTGGAGCAGAAG ATTTACCCCTACGAGGTGCTGATGGTGACGAACAGGGGTCGTGTGAAACTGCCTCCAGGCGTGGACAGGACAAGACTAGAG CGGCACCTGTCCCCGGAGGATTTCCTGCGCGTCTTCGAGATGTCCCCGGAGGAGTTCTGCAAGCTGGCCCTGTGGAAGCGCAACGACCTGAAGAAGAAAGCGTTCCTCTTCTGA
- the DMTN gene encoding dematin isoform X2 → MEKLQKQSLTSPGSVCSSRGSSVPGSPSSIVARMDNEVLGYKDLAALPKDKAILDIERPDLMIYEPHFTYSLMEHVELPRSRERSLSPKSISPPPSPEVIRDWTENKALGSASQAASRRTSSTARSGVHHFHRPETNTMELNIYKKPPIYKQREPAAGAPLSKHLREDQIIESSKFPAAQPPDPNQPAKIETDYWPCPPSLAVVEKEWRRRMASKRGVEEDEDLTEEMTNLRELQKEELSKVTSNLGKLILKEEMEKSIPIRRKTRSLPDRTPFHTSAVSRVQLSQQREGEPRPAGRRVPCGWRGDAGSSDVSSGRQGEKCPSLPLQAQPLPTPPGWHRPPGRQSSAARGLLVPRLRPDQWGRQRLGQGGGAGRGRAVLEERRTDGDRETQRGRMGRGGRERGRRCSRCGRERQWRGI, encoded by the exons ATGGAAAAGTTACAGAAG caatCTTTGACCTCACCCGGGAGCGTCTGTTCCTCCCGCGGGTCCAGCGTCCCAGGGTCGCCCTCCAGCATCGTG GCCAGAATGGACAACGAGGTGCTGGGCTACAAGGACCTGGCGGCACTTCCCAAGGACAAGGCGATCCTGGACATCGAGCGCCCGGACCTAATGATCTACGAGCCCCATTTCACCTACTCCCTCATGGAGCACGTGGAGCTGCCGAGGAGCCGAGAG CGATCCCTGTCCCCCAAGtccatctcccctcctccttctccagaa GTCATCCGGGACTGGACGGAGAACAAGGCCCTCGGAAGTGCCTCTCAGGCAGCGAGTCGCCGGACCAGCAGCACAGCCCGGAGCGGAGTGCACCACTTCCACCGACCTG AGACCAACACCATGGAGCTGAACATATACAAGAAGCCGCCGATCTACAAGCAGAGAG AGCCCGCGGCCGGAGCCCCGCTGAGCAAACACCTGAGAGAAGACCAGATCATTGAGTCCTCCAAGttcccagcagcccagcccccggaCCCCAACCAGCCGGCCAAGATCGAGACGGATTactggccctgccctccctccctggcagTCGTAG AGAAGGAGTGGAGGCGGCGGATGGCCTCCAAGAGAGGCGTGGAGGAGGACGAGGATCTCACAGAGGAAATGACCAACCTGCGGGAACTCCAGAAAGAGGAGCTGAGTAAG GTCACCTCAAACCTCGGGAAGCTGATCCtgaaggaggagatggagaaaTCTATCCCCATCCGGAGGAAAACCCGCTCGCTCCCAGACCGAACGCCCTTCCACACCT CTGCAGTCAGCAGAGTTCAGCTCAGCCAGCAGCGAGAAGGAGAGCCCAG GCCTGCAGGTAGGCGCGTGCCCTGCGGCTGGAGGGGAGACGCTGGGAGCTCGGATGTATCTTCgggaaggcagggggagaagtgcccctcccttcCGCTGCAGGCTCAGCCTCTGCCAACCCCGCCTGGCTGGCACCGGCCGCCAGGGAGACAGAGCTCAGCAGCGCGGGGGCTGCTGGTGCCGAGACTCAGACCGGACCAATGGGGCCGACAGAGACTGGGGCAGggtggcggggcagggagggggcgggcagTGCTGGAGGAGAGACGGACGGACGGAGACAGAGAAACCCAAAGAGGCAGGATGGGCCGGGGAGGTAGGGAGAGAGGGAGACGGTGCTCacggtgtgggagagagagacagtggaGAGGGATTTAG
- the DMTN gene encoding dematin isoform X4, protein MEKLQKQSLTSPGSVCSSRGSSVPGSPSSIVARMDNEVLGYKDLAALPKDKAILDIERPDLMIYEPHFTYSLMEHVELPRSRERSLSPKSISPPPSPEVIRDWTENKALGSASQAASRRTSSTARSGVHHFHRPETNTMELNIYKKPPIYKQREPAAGAPLSKHLREDQIIESSKFPAAQPPDPNQPAKIETDYWPCPPSLAVVEKEWRRRMASKRGVEEDEDLTEEMTNLRELQKEELSKVTSNLGKLILKEEMEKSIPIRRKTRSLPDRTPFHTSAVSRVQLSQQREGEPRPAERPAGQDGQRELPAQHAGAEDLPLRGADGDEQGSCETASRRGQDKTRAAPVPGGFPARLRDVPGGVLQAGPVEAQRPEEESVPLLSQPMP, encoded by the exons ATGGAAAAGTTACAGAAG caatCTTTGACCTCACCCGGGAGCGTCTGTTCCTCCCGCGGGTCCAGCGTCCCAGGGTCGCCCTCCAGCATCGTG GCCAGAATGGACAACGAGGTGCTGGGCTACAAGGACCTGGCGGCACTTCCCAAGGACAAGGCGATCCTGGACATCGAGCGCCCGGACCTAATGATCTACGAGCCCCATTTCACCTACTCCCTCATGGAGCACGTGGAGCTGCCGAGGAGCCGAGAG CGATCCCTGTCCCCCAAGtccatctcccctcctccttctccagaa GTCATCCGGGACTGGACGGAGAACAAGGCCCTCGGAAGTGCCTCTCAGGCAGCGAGTCGCCGGACCAGCAGCACAGCCCGGAGCGGAGTGCACCACTTCCACCGACCTG AGACCAACACCATGGAGCTGAACATATACAAGAAGCCGCCGATCTACAAGCAGAGAG AGCCCGCGGCCGGAGCCCCGCTGAGCAAACACCTGAGAGAAGACCAGATCATTGAGTCCTCCAAGttcccagcagcccagcccccggaCCCCAACCAGCCGGCCAAGATCGAGACGGATTactggccctgccctccctccctggcagTCGTAG AGAAGGAGTGGAGGCGGCGGATGGCCTCCAAGAGAGGCGTGGAGGAGGACGAGGATCTCACAGAGGAAATGACCAACCTGCGGGAACTCCAGAAAGAGGAGCTGAGTAAG GTCACCTCAAACCTCGGGAAGCTGATCCtgaaggaggagatggagaaaTCTATCCCCATCCGGAGGAAAACCCGCTCGCTCCCAGACCGAACGCCCTTCCACACCT CTGCAGTCAGCAGAGTTCAGCTCAGCCAGCAGCGAGAAGGAGAGCCCAGG CCTGCAGAACGGCCAGCGGGGCAGGATGGACAGAGGGAACTCCCTGCCCAGCATGCTGGAGCAGAAG ATTTACCCCTACGAGGTGCTGATGGTGACGAACAGGGGTCGTGTGAAACTGCCTCCAGGCGTGGACAGGACAAGACTAGAG CGGCACCTGTCCCCGGAGGATTTCCTGCGCGTCTTCGAGATGTCCCCGGAGGAGTTCTGCAAGCTGGCCCTGTGGAAGCGCAACGACCTGAAGAAGAAAGCGTTCCTCTTCTGAGCCAGCCCATGCCCTGA
- the DMTN gene encoding dematin isoform X1 — protein sequence MEKLQKQSLTSPGSVCSSRGSSVPGSPSSIVARMDNEVLGYKDLAALPKDKAILDIERPDLMIYEPHFTYSLMEHVELPRSRERSLSPKSISPPPSPEVIRDWTENKALGSASQAASRRTSSTARSGVHHFHRPETNTMELNIYKKPPIYKQREPAAGAPLSKHLREDQIIESSKFPAAQPPDPNQPAKIETDYWPCPPSLAVVEKEWRRRMASKRGVEEDEDLTEEMTNLRELQKEELSKVTSNLGKLILKEEMEKSIPIRRKTRSLPDRTPFHTSLHIGNSRSSTLPAYGRSTLARLQSAEFSSASSEKESPGLQVGACPAAGGETLGARMYLREGRGRSAPPFRCRLSLCQPRLAGTGRQGDRAQQRGGCWCRDSDRTNGADRDWGRVAGQGGGGQCWRRDGRTETEKPKEAGWAGEVGREGDGAHGVGERDSGEGFRSSGGKETVERDLGARVGERQERQGCKS from the exons ATGGAAAAGTTACAGAAG caatCTTTGACCTCACCCGGGAGCGTCTGTTCCTCCCGCGGGTCCAGCGTCCCAGGGTCGCCCTCCAGCATCGTG GCCAGAATGGACAACGAGGTGCTGGGCTACAAGGACCTGGCGGCACTTCCCAAGGACAAGGCGATCCTGGACATCGAGCGCCCGGACCTAATGATCTACGAGCCCCATTTCACCTACTCCCTCATGGAGCACGTGGAGCTGCCGAGGAGCCGAGAG CGATCCCTGTCCCCCAAGtccatctcccctcctccttctccagaa GTCATCCGGGACTGGACGGAGAACAAGGCCCTCGGAAGTGCCTCTCAGGCAGCGAGTCGCCGGACCAGCAGCACAGCCCGGAGCGGAGTGCACCACTTCCACCGACCTG AGACCAACACCATGGAGCTGAACATATACAAGAAGCCGCCGATCTACAAGCAGAGAG AGCCCGCGGCCGGAGCCCCGCTGAGCAAACACCTGAGAGAAGACCAGATCATTGAGTCCTCCAAGttcccagcagcccagcccccggaCCCCAACCAGCCGGCCAAGATCGAGACGGATTactggccctgccctccctccctggcagTCGTAG AGAAGGAGTGGAGGCGGCGGATGGCCTCCAAGAGAGGCGTGGAGGAGGACGAGGATCTCACAGAGGAAATGACCAACCTGCGGGAACTCCAGAAAGAGGAGCTGAGTAAG GTCACCTCAAACCTCGGGAAGCTGATCCtgaaggaggagatggagaaaTCTATCCCCATCCGGAGGAAAACCCGCTCGCTCCCAGACCGAACGCCCTTCCACACCT CTCTGCACATTGGGAACTCCAGGTCCTCCACCCTTCCGGCCTACGGGAGAAGTACCCTCGCCAGG CTGCAGTCAGCAGAGTTCAGCTCAGCCAGCAGCGAGAAGGAGAGCCCAG GCCTGCAGGTAGGCGCGTGCCCTGCGGCTGGAGGGGAGACGCTGGGAGCTCGGATGTATCTTCgggaaggcagggggagaagtgcccctcccttcCGCTGCAGGCTCAGCCTCTGCCAACCCCGCCTGGCTGGCACCGGCCGCCAGGGAGACAGAGCTCAGCAGCGCGGGGGCTGCTGGTGCCGAGACTCAGACCGGACCAATGGGGCCGACAGAGACTGGGGCAGggtggcggggcagggagggggcgggcagTGCTGGAGGAGAGACGGACGGACGGAGACAGAGAAACCCAAAGAGGCAGGATGGGCCGGGGAGGTAGGGAGAGAGGGAGACGGTGCTCacggtgtgggagagagagacagtggaGAGGGATTTAGGAGCTCGGGTGGGAAAGAGACAGTAGAGAGGGATTTAGGAGCTCGGGTGGGAGAGAGACAAGAGAGACAGGGATGTAAGAGCTAG